A stretch of the Rhinoderma darwinii isolate aRhiDar2 chromosome 3, aRhiDar2.hap1, whole genome shotgun sequence genome encodes the following:
- the KRAS gene encoding GTPase KRas isoform X2: MTEYKLVVVGAGGVGKSALTIQLIQNHFVDEYDPTIEDSYRKQVVIDGETCLLDILDTAGQEEYSAMRDQYMRTGEGFLCVFAINNTKSFEDIHHYREQIKRVKDSEDVPMVLVGNKCDLPSRTVDTKQAQDLARSYGIPFIETSAKTRQGVDDAFYTLVREIRKHKEKMSKEGKKKKKKSKSKCLIL, translated from the exons ATGACGGAATATAAACTTGTGGTGGTCGGCGCTGGAGGCGTAGGGAAAAGCGCCTTGACGATACAGCTAATACAGAACCATTTTGTTGATGAGTATGATCCCACCATAGAG GACTCCTACAGAAAGCAAGTCGTGATCGATGGGGAGACGTGCCTACTGGATATTCTGGACACTGCAGGTCAAGAGGAGTATAGTGCAATGAGAGACCAGTACATGAGGACGGGGGAGGGCTTCTTGTGCGTGTTCGCCATTAATAACACTAAATCGTTTGAGGACATTCACCATTATAG AGAACAAATAAAGCGAGTGAAGGACTCTGAAGATGTGCCAATGGTATTAGTCGGCAATAAATGTGACTTACCTTCTAGGACAGTAGACACCAAACAAGCTCAGGACCTCGCGAGAAGTTACGGAATTCCTTTTATTGAGACCTCTGCAAAAACCAGACAG GGTGTCGATGACGCCTTCTACACGCTAGTACGAGAAATTCGAAAGCACAAAGAGAAGATGAGCAAGGAaggcaagaagaagaagaagaaatccAAGTCCAAGTGTCTCATCCTGTGA
- the KRAS gene encoding GTPase KRas isoform X1: MTEYKLVVVGAGGVGKSALTIQLIQNHFVDEYDPTIEDSYRKQVVIDGETCLLDILDTAGQEEYSAMRDQYMRTGEGFLCVFAINNTKSFEDIHHYREQIKRVKDSEDVPMVLVGNKCDLPSRTVDTKQAQDLARSYGIPFIETSAKTRQRVEDAFYTLVREIRQYRLKKMSKEEKTPGCVKIKKCLVM, encoded by the exons ATGACGGAATATAAACTTGTGGTGGTCGGCGCTGGAGGCGTAGGGAAAAGCGCCTTGACGATACAGCTAATACAGAACCATTTTGTTGATGAGTATGATCCCACCATAGAG GACTCCTACAGAAAGCAAGTCGTGATCGATGGGGAGACGTGCCTACTGGATATTCTGGACACTGCAGGTCAAGAGGAGTATAGTGCAATGAGAGACCAGTACATGAGGACGGGGGAGGGCTTCTTGTGCGTGTTCGCCATTAATAACACTAAATCGTTTGAGGACATTCACCATTATAG AGAACAAATAAAGCGAGTGAAGGACTCTGAAGATGTGCCAATGGTATTAGTCGGCAATAAATGTGACTTACCTTCTAGGACAGTAGACACCAAACAAGCTCAGGACCTCGCGAGAAGTTACGGAATTCCTTTTATTGAGACCTCTGCAAAAACCAGACAG AGAGTGGAGGATGCTTTTTATACATTGGTGAGAGAAATCCGACAATACAGATTGAAAAAGATGAGCAAAGAAGAGAAGACGCCCGGctgtgtgaaaataaaaaaatgccttgTAATGTGA